AAAACTGTAAAGTATTCAAAGATAGACACTTATCACTTCTAACAATCTATCCGGAGACACTCTGATGCGTATCGCAAATCGTTTTTCTGTCTACACAACTTTACTTGCAATCTGTGCCACCACGCTTGTATTTGCCCAACCTCCTGAAGGGGAAAAACGTGATGCAGATCGGGGAGACCGACCAGAGCGTAGAGAACGCGGTGATCGTCCAGAACGAAGAGACTTTGGAGATCGGCCTGAAAGAGGAGACCGTGACCGAGGTCCCGGTCGAAGAGGTCTAGGAGGTCGTCCTAACATCATGACAATCATGCCCATTATTATTGTTTTAGACGCCAATAAAGATGGAGAAATTTCCAAAGAGGAAATGGAAAACGCTACTGCCGCTCTTCAAAAGCTGGACAAAGATAAAAACGGAAAGTTGACCGAAGAGGAACTGCGTCCTGATTTTGGTAGACGAGATGGTGATCGACGTGGTCCTGGCGGTCCCGAGGGAAGAGGGCCACGTGATGGAGATCGTAGAGGACTACGCGACGGTGATCGTGGCAGAAATGATGGAGGCGACGGCGATCGAAATCGAAATCGCGGCGGAGACTTCATAGACCGGATTATGAAGAATGATAAAAATGAAGATGGAAAACTAACAAAAGATGAGCTTCCAGAACGGATGCAACCTATCTTTGATCGGATTGATACCAATCAAGACAAGGTCATTGATAAAGACGAGTTAAAGAAAATGATGGAACGGTTTCAATCACGTGGCCGATCAGGTGGTAGAGAACGTGGAAAGCGAGATTCTGGTAAAGAACGCCCTAAACGTCCCGAGTTAGAAGATTAACTCATAGTACCGTACATGCCGTTTCTTACTTCATTTCGTCTTGAGGTACGTCGTTATGCCATTCAAGATTGCTGTATTCACTTTGCTGATACTGATCTCTTCAAACACCCAGGCAGACTGGATGCGGTTTCGGGGACCCAACGGTTCAGGAGTTTCTGACGAAAAACAGGCAACTCCTACCAAATGGAGCGATCAGAAAAACCTGATGTGGAAAGCGGCGTTACCAGGTCCTGGTTCATCCAGCCCGATCATCGTCGGTGACAAAGTATTTGTCACTTGCTGGTCAGGTTATGGATTAAATCGTAATAATCCTGGGAACCAAAAAGATCTTAGACGGCATTTGATTTGCCTGAATCGTCAGTCCGGCAAGATCCTATGGGACAAGACTGTAGAACCTGTTCTGCCAGAAGACGTATACACAGGCATGTTCGCCGAACATGGTTATGCATCACATACACCTGTTTCTGATGGCAAGCGGGTGTATGCCTATTTTGGAAAATCAGGTGCAGTCGCCTTTGATCTCGATGGAAATCAGCTTTGGCAAACGATTGTAGGTGATGAACTGGACCCACGCAGGTGGGGTTCTTCCTCAAGTCCTATTCTATATAAGAACCTTTTGATTGTGACCGCAACCGCCGAAAGCGAGGCACTGGTCGCTCTGAATAAAGAAACCGGCAAAGAGGTCTGGCGGCAGGAATCAACGGGGTTTAATGCGACTTGGGGAACTCCCATACTGGTTCCGATTGATGAGAACAGAACCGATCTGGTAATTGGTGTTCCCTACGAAATCTGGAGTCTCAATCCCGATACCGGGAAGCTCCGCTGGTACTGTGAGGCGATGCCCACTGAAACGTATTGCTCAAGTGTCATCGCCCATGATTGTATCGTTTATGGAATTGAAGGACGTGGTGGTGGATCAATCGCGGTACGAGCCGATGGTAAAGGAGACGTAACGAAAACACATGTTCTCTGGTCTGGACGTGACGCCAATCGTATTGAAACCCCGATCATTTACCAGGGTCGGATTTATTTCTTCTCTCGGGGTATTGCGAATTGTATTGATGCCAAGACAGGCAAACGTATCTTTCGAGGCCGTCTAGACAAGGGTGACGCTGAAATAGCTAACAATCGAGAGGAACAATCTGAAAGTCGCTCTGGCAGAGGTCGAGGCGGTTTTCGAGGAAGTGACTATTCCTCGCCGGTGATTGCCGATGGCAAGGTCTATTTCGTCTCTCGCTCAGGAGAAACCTATGTCATCAAAACCGGAGATAAACTGGAACAGCTTTCAGTCAATCGACTGACAAATGAAAATGAAGACTTCAGTGCGACTCCTGCGATAAGCGATGGGAAAATCTTTATCCGCTCAGATAAGCATCTATATTGTATCGGCAAAAAAGATACTTAATTCCACTTGAAGAGTTAACTACTCACCTTGAATCGTGACGACAAGCTGACGCCCGCTGGCGTGATTGCGGTGTTCACAAAGGTAAATTCCCTGCCAGGTACCCAGGCAGAGTCGGCCACCGCTGATAGGAATTGTAAGGGAATTACCAATCATTGATGCCTTGACATGAGCGGGCATGTCGTCAGGGCCTTCGCATGTATGCACATAAGGTAGTGATTCGGGCGCAATAGTATTAAACGCCATCTCCAGATCACGCGGAACATCAGGATCGGCATTTTCATTGATCGATAAAGAAGCCGATGTGTGCATAATAAATACATGCATCAATCCCACCTCAATTTGCGAAAGTTCCGGGATTTCGCTGAGGACTTCATGGGTAATAATATGAAAACCACGTCTTAAGGCAGGCAATCGAATCTGTTTTTGTATCCAGGCCATGATGATTTACTCTCTTCAGTTATCCTGAGTTCGATCAGGGGCTGCCGCACACTGAGCACGCCAACGGAGCCAATGATCGGCCAGAGTGATCGCAATCATGGCTTCCGCAATGGGTACAAATCGAGGCAACAGACACGGGTCATGACGCCCCTTCGTTTTGATCGAAGTGGGCTCACCCTGTTTTGTGACCGTGGGTTGTTCGATCAGCAAACTACTTGTGGGTTTAACTGCAGCCCGAAAGACCAGTGGTTGCCCTGTTGAAATACCACCGAGACTCCCACCATGTCGATTGGAATCAGTCGTTATCACAGGAGTATCTACATTCGAATTTTCACCAGCGATAAAATGGTCATTATTCTCACTTCCTCGCATTGTGGCACATGCAAAGCCTGAGCCATATTCCACTCCCAAAACAGCAGGAATGCTGAATAACGCTTTAGCAATATCTGCTTTTAATTTGTCGAAGACCGGTTCTCCCAACCCCGCAGGAACATTGGTTGCCACCACTTCAGCAACTCCTCCGATGGAATCACCTTCCTTACGCACTTGATCGATCAGCTCGATCATTTGGCTGGCGACTTTATGATCGGGACAGCGAACCGGATTCAATTCACCATCAGACATTTTCTCAACTTGATCGATGGTCACTGTGGCAGGATCTTTAATTTGTGCCCGAAAATCGCCTACCTGCGTCACATACCCGACAACACGTCCACCGAAGGCCGCTTCGAGAATTTTTTTGGCAACCACTCCTGCGGCAACGCGAACATTCGTTTCTCTGGCACTTGATCGGCCTCCACCCCTGTAATCTCGAAAGCCATATTTCGCATCGTAGGTATAATCGGCGTGTCCAGGACGATATTTGTCTTTGATATCGCTGTAATCTTTACTTCGCTGATCTTCGTTACGAATCAGAATCGCGAGGCTGGTTCCTGTCGTAATCCCCTCAAAAACACCAGCGAGAATTTCGGGATGGTCGGCTTCTTTGCGTTGCGTCACAATTTTACTTTGTCCTGGTTTCCGACGGTTGAGATCTACGAGTAAATCTTCCACGCTGATCGGGATTCCCGGAGGAACACCATCTATAATCACCACATTGCCCGGACCGTGGCTTTCGCCTGCCGTCGTAATCCGAAACGCTTGTCCAAAAGAATTCCCTGCCATACTATGATTGTAACCAGCCTTGAAGGAATTTCATCCTTCGCAAGCTGATCCCATAGATGAATTCATCGAGAAGGTAGGAATTGTTCCGAATATTCCCTCTAATAGCCTGCAGGAATCGTCGTGAAGTGACTAAAATGACTACCAGGAGTGACAAAATTCTACCTTGGCCTTAACTTAATACCACTACCCCAGATATCTCTGATCCAGCATCACAGAAAGAAAATAGACAGTGTCTAATCCGCAACCGAGTAATGTACAAGCCACCCAGTTATCCGGCTGCATGATCCTGACATTAATCGTCTTTTTTGGCTGTTTGATGCCATTGATCTTTGTTGATCTGGCGGAAACAGCCTTAACAAACCTGCACCTCTCTCCTCCCACTGCCATTTTGGTTTTAATCGGGATGATTTTCGGATCTTTGATCAATATTCCCATCTGCCGGTTTCCGCTTGACCAAGAAGTAAACGTCCCCGTTTTTGAATCGGTGGCAGGCTTGAATTTCATGCCTCAAATGAAACGATTAAGGCAGGAGGCCATTATTGCGGTCAACCTGGGTGGTTGTGTCATTCCTATTTTCCTGGCAATCTGGCTATCGCAATTTATTATTTCAGGTGGTTCGACTCCCATATTCGTCACCTTGGCAGGAATCATATTCAACACAGTCATATGCTATAACACGTCTCGCCTGGTCCCAGGTATGGGGATCGCGATGCCTGTGTTCATCCCTCCGCTTGTGGCTGTCCTGGCAACCTGGTTTGGATTTGCCATCATCGGTCCGATGACGGGAACAGTAGGAGCTGACTTTGGTTCATTATATTCTCCCATTGCATTCGTGATAGGAATCTCTGGCCCACTGATTGGTGCAGACCTACTACACTGGAACGAATTTAAAAAACTGAAAGCACCGTGTGTCAGCATTGGTGGGGCAGGGACTTGGGACGGAATCGTGTTGTCCGGAATGATTGCCTCACTGATTGTTTAATCAAGTAAAATCGAAGATAAAATGATGATCCAAAAGAATACTGGTGCGAAATCTGTTACTGGATTTCAAATCACTTGAGAGAAAGCAACAGACTTGGACCTCTGGCAAAATCTATTATTAGCGGGTGTAGGTATTATCGCTGGCATTCTGAATGTATTAGCCGGCGGAGGCTCATTGATATTAATGCCCACAATGATTTTCTTAGGAATGCCAGGGGCAACTACAAACGGGACGGCTCGTGTTGCCATATTGGGACAGAATGTGACCGCAATTGCCGGATTTCGGCAAAAAGGATTCTCAGACTTTCGGCTCAGTTTTTCCCTCGCGTTGTGCGCCATTCCTGGCACCTTCCTAGGCGCTTTTCTGGGAACAAAACTCAGTGGTGTCTGGTTCAATCGCGTATTAGCGGTGGTCATGCTGGGTGTACTGGTCACGATGATTCTGGGAGAACGCAAAAAGAAAAAATCGAAACTGAATCCAGAAAATGATGTAAAAAGTCTTGATCAAAATGATCTCGAAGCGAAAGATTCGATTGATCAGAGACGCAGGCTAACAGCAGGTCATTTTCTGATGGTACTGGTAGGTTTTTATGGTGGATTTATCCAAGCGGGTGTTGGATTCATTATCATCGCCATCATAAATAATGTCATGAAATTAGACTTATTACGAACCAATATGCATAAAGTGTTTATTGTGGCGATCTATACTGTGGTTGCGATCGGGATCTTTGCCTGGGAAGGCAAGATTGACTGGATTACCGGTTTGTTCCTCATGGCCGGTATGTCCCTTGGTGGCTGGATTGGATCTCATCTTGCTGTCAGTAAAGGAGACTCGTTCATACGCGCTGTGTTGTACACGGCAATTGTTTGTATGTCGATCAGACTATTATTAATGTAAAATTCATAATTCAAGTTGATCATTATTGTTTTACTCGGATCACTTCAATTAGCAGGGGATTAATGAAGCGAATGAATACTTCGAAGCCTTCAAGGCAAATGATCCGATGCCTGATTTTAATGATGCTGATCTCGGTAACTTCACTTGCCTGTGGTAATACCTCAGAGCCAAAAGTAACCCCGGTTTTTAGTGCAGAACGCTCTTATGGATATTTGAAAAAAATTTGCCGTCTCAGATCTCGTATGAGTGGTTCTCCAGGAATGGCCGAACAACAAAAAATCATTTCGGAGCATTTCAGAAAACTCAAAGCGAAAGTTCATTTTCAATCATTTGATGCCCCGCACCCCTTAACGGGAAATCCGGTGCGGATGAACAATATGATTATCAGCTGGTATCCCGAAACGAAAAAACGGATACTTCTCGCCTGCCATTATGATACCAGGCCTTATCCCGATCTCGATCGAACACAACCACGTGGTCTGTTCATTGGTGCGAACGATGGGGCCAGTGGAGTCGCTTTCTTAATGGAGTTGGGAAACGTGATGCATGAACTCAAAATCAGTCACGGTTATGGGATAGATTTTGTTTTTTTTGATGGTGAAGAGCTTGTGTACCGCGAAAATGATCCTTATTTTCTTGGCTCCAAGTATTTTGCCAATCAATACAAAACTCAGACACGAGATTTTGAATATGTCTACGGTATCTTGTTTGACATGATTGCTGATAAAAATCTCATGATCTATATGGAAAAGAACAGTATTAAATACGCTCCCGAGTTGACACGCAGCATCTGGCAAGCCGCTCAAAAAACAGGTGTCAGACAATTTATTCCGAAAGTCAAATTTGAAATTCGGGATGATCATTTACCTTTAAATGAAATCGCCCACATACCAACCTGTGACATTATCGATTTTGACTATCCGGTCTGGCACACAACGCGAGACATTCCCCGGTATTGCTCTGGTACAAGCATGGCAAAAGTCGGGAAAGTCATCATTTACTGGCTGCAGAATATTCCCTGATTTAGACTGTGAACAATGTTCTGCTCCACGATTTCCGAAAGCCAACACACCATCGACGAAATGGGATCAAATTGATGATTGATTCACTTCTTCTGCATCGCGTCCAATTTGCTTTTACCGTTTCGTATCACTATTTGTTCCCGCAATTAACGATGGGTTTAGCGCTGTTGATCTTTATTCTCAAGAGCATAGGGCTGTGTGGCCACTCGTGGGCAGATACCGCAGCTCGCTTCTGGTTAAAAATCTTCGGTCTTACATTTCTGATGGGAGTTGTCACGGGAATCCCACTTGAATTTCAATTTGGTACAAACTGGTCACAGCTCGTCAAATCGACAGGATCCATTTTGGGACAGACTTTGGCAATGGAGGGAATGTTTGCCTTTTTTCTCGAGTCGACGTTTCTTTATCTGTTAATTTTTGGAGAGAAAAAACTCGGAAAAACGGCTCATTGGGGTGTTTCATTTTTATTACTTTTCGGTACGTGGTTAAGCGGTTATTTCATTGTCTGCACCAATGCCTTCATGCAACACCCTGTTGGATATCGAATTTCCGAAGATGGAGTTTATCACCTCACAAGTATTGGAGCATTGCTTAGTAATCCCTGGGCAATCAAACAATATCTGCACACGATGACCGGCTCTGTGATCACAGGTAGTTTTACGATGTCAGCGATTGCCGCCTATTATTTATTAAAAGGGCAACATGTTAAATTGACTCGGCGGTACCTTACGGTCTCAGTTATCGTCGGACTATTCTCCAGCATTATTGCTGCAGTCCCGACTGGCGACTGGGAAGCAAAACAGGTACAGAAACATCAGCCCATCAAGTTCGCAGCGATGGAAGGCCACTTTCATACAGAAGATGGCGCTGGCTTAATTCTCATAGGCCAGCCGAATATGGACGAACTCAAAATTGACAATCCTATTATCATTCCTAAAGCGCTTTCTTTTTTGACGCACGCCAGTTGGGATGCGAAAGTGAAAGGCCTTACAGAATACGATCGAGAGCTCTGGCCAGACAATGTTGAACTCTTGTATTTTTCGTATCATATCATGGCGGGGCTGGGAACGTTGTTTATCGCCTTAATGGGAATCAGCGCGTTCCTGCTTTGGCAACGAAGGTTACATACCAATCGCGTAATACTCTGGCTCTTAATGCTGTCACTCCCCTTCCCTTTTATTGCGAATACGGCTGGTTGGTTCACTACGGAAGTTGGTCGCCAGCCCTGGGTGATCTACGGTTTGATGAAAACGGCTGATGGAGCATCCCAAAATGTTTCGCAAGGTAACGTTCTCTTCACATTGTTGGGTTTTATGGGCCTTTACCTGTTTTTATCAGTACTCTACTTTTTTCTCGCAACACGTATCATAAATCAGGGACCAGAACCAATTGAGACTGATCAACCTGATTTAGCAACTGAGGCAGGAACTTAGAAGTATGGAAACCCTCTGGTATATCCTGTTGTTGTTGATGATCTCGACCTACCTTGTGTTAGACGGTTTTGACCTGGGCGTTGGTGTGTTACATCTAGTTATCGCTAAGAATCGACAGGAACAAAAACAGGTTATCCAGTCGATTGCACCTGTCTGGGATGGAAATGAAGTCTGGTTGATTGCCGCTGGCGGAACAATGATGTTGGCATTTCCCGCATTTTTGAGTTCCATGTTTAGTGGGTTTTATCTCCCTTTAACCATGGTTGTCTGGCTGTTACTCTTTCGAGCAATCAGTATCGAGTTACCTCACTATTTTTCTGATTCCCTCTGGGTTCATTTTTGGAACATCATGTTGTTTATTTCCAGTGGCTTGCTCATTGTGATTCTGGGAGCGGCATTAGCCAATATCTTTCGAGGAGTTCCGTTAAATGCAGAAGGGACATTCTTTGAGCCTCTCTGGACGGATTTTCGAATTAGCAAACAGACAGGAATTCTAGACTGGTATACAGTCCTCAGTGGTGTCACCTCTGCTTCGATTTTTTTGCACCATGGTTCACTTTGGCTCGTTGCTAAAACTGATGGTCTCGTTCAACAGCGCGCTCGAAAATGTGCAACCAGCTTTTGGCTGACGACTGTCGGATTGATCATAGTGACTCTCATTGCCAGCTATGTCGTTCAACCGCACACCAAAGAAAATTTTGCTACTCACCCATGGCTCATCTTTCTCCCCCTGGGAGCTCTTATTTTCTTGGCAGGTTCACTTTTCTTTCGAATCAATAACTGGAACATGTCCGCGTTTTTAAGTTCTGCCTTTTTCATGTATCTGCTCTTCTTTAGTGGCGCGGCCGCCCTTTATCCTTATATCCTTCCTGGCTTAAACCCTGAATACAGTTTGACCATCTTTAATACATCTCCTCCACCAGAAGAATTACAGACAACACTTTATTGGTGGATTCCCGGTATTATATTAGTTGGTATTTATTTTACGATTATGTTCCGTTCTCTACCGAAAGTCATTTCTGTAATATCGAATCAGGAACACCATTAGCGGAGATTGTCTATAGTCGAATCTATGTCACTTAACATTTTGAGGATTTTCAATTTGTCACTTGCTGACGTGAACAACCGGCTATAAAACCGAAATCGAAAATGTTCAAAAAATGCAACATCTCCATTTATCCCTCTAAACTGGCTGTAATTATGAAGAAATGATCAATCAGCGGCCTTTCGCCGTGTTTCCACTCTCGAGCTGTCTACAAAATAATCCCATTAGACACGTTTCATCTCAACCTGATTTTGTTAGACTTAAATTGAGAAGATTGGAAGATTGACTTGGTGACATTTCAACATTCAAAGGGATTTCCTCCACCACCAATCAAGGATGCAGATATTGTGACAGATACGATCCCGGGCATCATCGTCGGAACGCTTTTGGTTCTCTTTGGAGCTGGGTTAATTCAACTACACCGTACGTCCTGGTTTCACCGTCAACTCGATGCAGACCTCAGTGATGACGATCTCAGTTTTTTCTCAAAACAATACCGCAGACGCATGCAAACTTCAGGTCTGCTGATTCTGATTGGTTTCCTGATCGTAGTGGGGGATGCACCTTACATGCCCTGGAAATCTTACCCGGGCTTGTTTGCAGCGTACTGGGGAGGCATTCTCTTGATTGCGTTCTGGGTCATTCTGTCTGCTATTGGAGATATGAGCGCATCCCGGATCCGGTCTTCCACAATGATTTCTCGAATTCAGGACCAGCAGCGCTTACTGGAAAAACAGATTCTGGAACTGAGAGAAAAAAAGCAGCAAACGACTGATAAGAAGTCTCATCCAGAGTCAGAGCAATAAGCTGACTCAAGATTGCTGTTTGTGATGCAACGCGTGTTAGGAAGCAACGCGTGCTTTCACTAATTGTTCAGAAGGCAGGCGATCATAACCGAACATCTCAAATGCTTTTTGCCAACGTTCGTAAATTTTCTTTTCCTGAGCTGCATCCATTTCGTATTTATTTTTCTTATACGACTTTTGATCTTTCAGATAAGGCTGCATATTTGTTTCTAGATCATCAAAGCCGGAAAGATTCAGATGCTCGTAAACTTTTCTCAATTCTCCCACAGGGTCGGCCTCGAGTTCTTCAAAGCGAACTTCGTGTAATTGACCTTCTGGTACTGTTTTCCGATCGCGATCATAAACATCCAGGTGATTTAGATAAATATTGGCCATATCCTCTTCTAACTTTTGCATATTGAGAGGAGCAAAGCCATTATCGCCAAACATGGTACGGCGTAAATGTAAAGTTGAGTTATAAACTTTGTAGGGATCCCGATAAATATAAATGAAACGAGCATCGGGAAACATTTTGAGCAGAAATGGTATTCGGAATGTGTGAGTAGGTGACTTCAAGAGAATGTGTTTTTTTATACCTTCCTTGTAGGTCAGTTTCTTCATAAAGTATAAAAATGTCTTTTTCCAACTTGCTTCTTCTTTTGGCGTCAGTTGATCCAACTCATAATAGCGATCATAAACCTCAGGTTGATCACTAAAACCAATCGCCAGATAGGGTGACATCAGGTGCAGCAGCATAATGGAAGTTTCATCTTCCTGAGGTAAATCCCAGTTCACCGGCATGTTATCCATGGGGCGCTGTTTTGGTAACAAATACTTCAAAACATGTTTAAATACAGGTTCAGTTAACAGAAAATGTGAAGGAAACAGCATTGCTCCCATATTAGGGTAAATGAACTGTTGATCCATCGACATAAGATTATGGAGTAGTGTTGTACCACTTCGCCAATGACCGATGATGAATACGGGGGGTTCTAATTCCGTCCGATTGACTTTGCGACTGAAGACCAGATTTTCCAATAAGCCCAGACAGGAGTTGGAAATACTAAACAACCCGGAAGAAATCAAACGAAACAAGCCCGATGGACGAATTGTGGGACGCAGCCTCATTAGCTTGATGAAATTAGTGATTCCAATCCCCGACCAGACACAAAAAGGGCCTTGAGTGGATCCACTATTATTTTGCTTGGGTTTAGTCATCTGATGAGACTGTCCTACTCTTTATCAACACAAGTCAAAGCCCAGCTAATCAAAATCTTGCCTGTCTTCAGATTTTGATAGTCAATGCAAATCGGCTGAAATGGAGAGACTATACTATATTCTGCTTAGACTGTCTTCAGGCAAATCGAAGAGATTCAGGACTAAACTGCTATTTTTCACCACTCTATCCAAATTTGAACTGATCAGGTTCATTGGATCCATAATGAGTTTATTTCGGCATCCTGTGTGTGAGACTTCGAAGAACTCTTTCACCATCAACGGGAATGACCAAATACAACAGACGAGACACGTTATAAAGTGTGTCTACACTCCCCCTAAATTAACTGTTTATTCTCTCTTGTACAATTAACACGTCCAAAAATTGTTTTGAAACGTATTCTTTCAGTCCTGAAATACAAGACCGAACAATATTGTACTTTTTACATGAGAGGGACAGGAGCAAGTGAACACTCCTTTAGTCCAACAGTTCTTTGATGTTCTGAAAATCACCTTTGAGCGATGTGTAGAGCTTACGAAATAGAGGATAAGCTTTGTTGTATACTTTTTTCCCTTTAGAGTTTACGTTCGTGCTCTCAACGACACGAATGCTGGCTGAGCAGGCTTCAACCACATCCTTAAAAGCACCAGTCCCTGCGGCCGCTAATAACGCGACACCATAGGCGGGACCTTCTTCGGCATTGATTGTCACTACTTTTCGGCCATAAATATCTGCCTGTATTTGACGCCAGAATTTGCTCCTGGCACCACCACCTGAGAGCCGAATCTCTTTCACAGGGATATTCAGCTCTCGGATAATTTCCAGGGAGTCTCGCATGGCATAAGTCGCTCCCTCAATCACGGCACGGCTCAAATGGGGACGCCCATGCCGCAAACTTAATCCAATCCAGGCAGCACGAGCATCAGGATCAGCATGAGGAGTTCGTTCACCCGTCAGATAAGGTAAGAAAAACAAGCTTTCACTTCCGGCGGGAGCTTCACCTGCCTGCTCGGTAATGAGTTGATAGGGATCGATCTTTTTTCGTTTGGCGCTAGCCACTTGTTGTTCACAGAGTTGATTTCGATACCATTGCAAACTGCCTCCCGCGGAGAGAACCACCCCCATCACGTGCCACTTATTACGCACAGCATGACAGAAAGTATGCACCCGCCCC
The Gimesia aquarii DNA segment above includes these coding regions:
- a CDS encoding sulfotransferase family protein, with translation MTKPKQNNSGSTQGPFCVWSGIGITNFIKLMRLRPTIRPSGLFRLISSGLFSISNSCLGLLENLVFSRKVNRTELEPPVFIIGHWRSGTTLLHNLMSMDQQFIYPNMGAMLFPSHFLLTEPVFKHVLKYLLPKQRPMDNMPVNWDLPQEDETSIMLLHLMSPYLAIGFSDQPEVYDRYYELDQLTPKEEASWKKTFLYFMKKLTYKEGIKKHILLKSPTHTFRIPFLLKMFPDARFIYIYRDPYKVYNSTLHLRRTMFGDNGFAPLNMQKLEEDMANIYLNHLDVYDRDRKTVPEGQLHEVRFEELEADPVGELRKVYEHLNLSGFDDLETNMQPYLKDQKSYKKNKYEMDAAQEKKIYERWQKAFEMFGYDRLPSEQLVKARVAS